One window of Leifsonia sp. AK011 genomic DNA carries:
- a CDS encoding epimerase: MTERVVLAGGSGFVGRYLADRYRERGMHVTIVGRTSEVTWDDPEALVRAVDGAHLLINLAGRSVDCRYNAANRSEILESRVGTTEALHSAVRQAAVPPPLWVNSSTATIYRHAMDRPMTESGGELGEGFSVSIAKAWEQAFFAGETPGTRRAALRMAIVLGDGSVLERLVQLSRWGLGGPQWDSPWFPSRARRAVGTEHRYGAPWGRQKFSWVHVEDVYRIIEFLGEHPELEGPINASSPRPTDNVTLMRTLRRALGVPLGIPLPRPALEVGAAVLGTETELVLKSRWVVPERLEDAGFVFQHPEIDEAIRSNLGSLASARI; encoded by the coding sequence GTGACTGAGCGCGTTGTCCTTGCCGGCGGTTCGGGGTTCGTCGGTCGATACCTCGCCGACCGCTATCGAGAGCGGGGGATGCACGTCACCATCGTCGGTCGCACCTCCGAGGTCACGTGGGACGACCCGGAGGCGCTCGTCCGTGCTGTCGATGGAGCGCACCTACTCATCAACCTCGCAGGACGCAGTGTCGACTGCCGCTACAACGCGGCCAATCGCTCGGAGATCCTCGAGTCACGAGTGGGCACGACCGAGGCGCTGCATTCCGCGGTGCGGCAGGCGGCAGTACCGCCCCCGCTCTGGGTGAACTCGTCGACGGCCACCATCTACCGCCACGCCATGGATCGCCCGATGACCGAGTCGGGCGGTGAGCTGGGGGAGGGCTTCTCCGTCTCGATCGCGAAGGCCTGGGAGCAGGCGTTCTTCGCAGGGGAGACCCCCGGCACGCGCAGGGCCGCCCTGCGGATGGCGATCGTACTCGGCGACGGAAGCGTCCTCGAGCGACTTGTGCAGCTGTCGCGCTGGGGTCTCGGTGGCCCGCAGTGGGACTCGCCGTGGTTCCCCAGTCGTGCCCGTCGGGCTGTCGGTACGGAGCACCGCTACGGGGCACCGTGGGGGCGGCAGAAGTTCAGCTGGGTCCACGTCGAGGACGTCTACCGGATCATCGAGTTCCTGGGCGAGCATCCTGAGCTTGAGGGCCCGATCAACGCGAGCTCGCCGCGTCCCACCGACAATGTGACGCTCATGCGCACCCTGCGCAGGGCCCTGGGAGTTCCCCTCGGCATTCCGCTCCCGCGCCCGGCCCTCGAGGTCGGTGCGGCCGTCCTCGGGACGGAGACCGAGCTGGTCCTCAAGAGCAGGTGGGTTGTCCCTGAGCGTCTCGAGGATGCCGGGTTCGTCTTCCAGCACCCGGAGATCGATGAGGCCATTCGATCCAACCTCGGATCACTGGCATCCGCTCGTATCTAG
- a CDS encoding DUF4166 domain-containing protein produces the protein MLARTPAAALSPWQHALGEDFDSLHPRLRTYFGAIPEGATGRGEGVFDIVGTPRRWLWPLLSFLAVDNVLFPAWDRDLPFRVRNASLNGRVAGLRRFDFPVRPHTMTDSIGWESGELVDRLGRHGSVRVGFRATVEGSGLVLQSTWVRLAGIRLPRAISPRVRLEESFDTDAGRQRVSFVMDHPVFGRLYEYSGLFDYRITGQPRGGSRD, from the coding sequence ATGCTCGCTAGGACCCCGGCCGCGGCGCTCTCGCCGTGGCAGCACGCGCTCGGTGAGGACTTCGATTCGTTGCATCCGCGACTGCGCACCTACTTCGGGGCCATCCCCGAGGGTGCCACGGGCCGAGGGGAGGGAGTCTTCGACATCGTCGGCACCCCCCGGCGCTGGCTCTGGCCGCTGTTGTCCTTCCTCGCCGTGGACAATGTCCTCTTCCCGGCGTGGGATCGGGACCTGCCCTTTCGTGTTCGCAATGCCTCGCTGAACGGGCGCGTCGCGGGGTTGAGGCGCTTCGATTTCCCCGTGCGCCCGCACACCATGACGGACAGCATCGGCTGGGAGTCTGGTGAACTCGTCGATCGCCTGGGTCGACACGGCTCGGTGCGCGTTGGTTTCCGGGCCACGGTCGAAGGGTCGGGCCTCGTGCTCCAGTCGACGTGGGTTCGCCTCGCCGGCATCCGCCTTCCGCGCGCGATCTCGCCGCGCGTCAGGCTCGAGGAGAGCTTCGACACCGATGCCGGTCGCCAGCGCGTTTCGTTCGTGATGGATCACCCCGTCTTCGGCCGCCTGTACGAGTACTCGGGTCTCTTCGATTACCGCATCACAGGCCAGCCCCGCGGAGGATCGCGTGACTGA
- the rpsA gene encoding 30S ribosomal protein S1 — MTIVTTEKAPKQVAVNDIGSADDFLAAVEKTLKFFNDGDLIEGTVVKIDRDEVLLDVGYKTEGVIPSRELSIKHDVDPSEIVQVGDSVEALVLQKEDKEGRLILSKKRAQYERAWGDVEKIKDADGVVTGSVIEVVKGGLIVDIGLRGFLPASLIELRRVRDLTPYLGQEIEAKILELDKNRNNVVLSRRALLEQTQSESRTTFLNNLAKGQVRKGVVSSIVNFGAFVDLGGVDGLVHVSELSWKHIEHASEVVEVGQEVTVEILEVDLERERVSLSLKATQEDPWQVFARTHAIGQVAPGKVTKLVPFGAFVRVAEGIEGLVHISELSGKHVELAEQVVSVGDEVFVKVIDIDLERRRISLSLKQANEGVDPEGTEFDPALYGMLTEYDEQGNYKYPDGFDPETNEWKDGFEEQRAKWEADYAAAQARWEQHKKQVAQASIEEATSSEVPAGASSFSSEASGNGGTLADDESLAALREKLSSNS; from the coding sequence ATGACAATCGTAACGACCGAAAAGGCACCCAAGCAGGTCGCCGTCAATGACATCGGATCTGCTGATGACTTCCTCGCCGCGGTCGAAAAGACGCTGAAGTTTTTCAACGATGGAGACCTCATCGAGGGCACCGTCGTCAAGATCGACCGGGATGAGGTTCTCCTCGATGTCGGTTACAAGACTGAGGGTGTCATCCCCTCCCGTGAACTTTCCATCAAGCACGATGTAGACCCCAGCGAGATCGTCCAGGTCGGCGACTCCGTTGAGGCTCTTGTTCTCCAGAAAGAGGACAAGGAGGGTCGTCTGATCCTGTCGAAGAAGCGTGCGCAGTACGAGCGCGCCTGGGGCGACGTCGAGAAGATCAAGGATGCCGACGGTGTTGTCACCGGTTCGGTCATCGAGGTCGTCAAGGGTGGCCTCATCGTTGACATCGGCCTGCGTGGCTTCCTGCCCGCATCGCTCATCGAGCTTCGCCGGGTCCGTGACCTGACGCCGTACCTCGGCCAGGAGATCGAGGCGAAGATCCTCGAGCTCGACAAGAACCGCAACAACGTCGTGCTGTCGCGTCGCGCACTCCTCGAGCAGACTCAGAGCGAGAGCCGCACCACGTTCCTCAACAACCTCGCCAAGGGCCAGGTTCGCAAGGGTGTCGTGTCGTCGATCGTCAACTTCGGTGCATTCGTGGACCTCGGCGGTGTCGACGGTCTCGTTCACGTTTCCGAGCTGTCGTGGAAGCACATCGAGCACGCGTCCGAGGTTGTCGAAGTTGGCCAGGAGGTCACCGTCGAGATCCTCGAGGTCGACCTCGAGCGCGAGCGCGTGTCGCTCTCCCTCAAGGCCACCCAGGAAGACCCGTGGCAGGTGTTCGCGCGCACGCACGCGATCGGCCAGGTTGCTCCCGGAAAGGTCACGAAGCTCGTTCCCTTCGGCGCGTTCGTTCGCGTTGCCGAGGGCATCGAGGGCCTCGTGCACATCTCGGAGCTCTCGGGCAAGCACGTCGAGCTCGCCGAGCAGGTTGTCTCGGTCGGCGACGAGGTGTTCGTCAAGGTCATCGACATCGACCTCGAGCGTCGCCGCATCTCGCTGAGCCTCAAGCAGGCCAACGAGGGTGTCGACCCCGAGGGCACCGAGTTCGACCCCGCACTCTACGGAATGCTCACCGAGTACGACGAGCAGGGCAACTACAAGTACCCTGACGGCTTCGACCCGGAGACCAACGAGTGGAAGGACGGCTTCGAGGAGCAGCGCGCCAAGTGGGAGGCCGACTACGCGGCTGCCCAGGCCCGTTGGGAGCAGCACAAGAAGCAGGTCGCCCAGGCGAGCATCGAGGAGGCGACCTCCAGCGAGGTTCCCGCCGGTGCATCCAGCTTCTCGAGCGAGGCATCCGGCAACGGCGGCACGCTCGCGGACGACGAGTCGCTCGCGGCTCTGCGTGAGAAGCTCTCCAGCAACTCCTAA
- a CDS encoding DUF4126 domain-containing protein, whose translation MEFLTGTGLAVAAGLNAYIPLLILGLAGRFLDFVTLPAAWSWLENEWVLGIIAVLLVIEIVADKIPVVDSINDWVQTIVRPVSGGIAFGTGSSSATAVVTDPASFFESGSWIPIAIGIVLALGTHLAKMAARPVLNAITVGAAAPVVSTAEDVGSVTLSLFALLIPILVVVALAALIIGLVAVFRRRTAKRPTP comes from the coding sequence ATGGAGTTCCTCACGGGCACCGGGCTGGCAGTTGCCGCGGGGCTCAATGCGTACATTCCACTGCTCATTCTTGGGCTGGCCGGCCGCTTCCTCGACTTCGTCACCTTGCCAGCCGCGTGGAGCTGGCTCGAGAACGAATGGGTCCTCGGCATCATCGCGGTGCTCCTTGTGATCGAGATCGTCGCGGACAAGATTCCCGTGGTGGACTCGATCAACGACTGGGTCCAGACGATCGTGCGCCCCGTCTCCGGTGGCATCGCCTTCGGAACCGGGTCATCCTCGGCGACGGCCGTGGTCACCGACCCTGCCTCGTTCTTCGAGTCCGGGTCCTGGATACCGATCGCCATCGGAATCGTCCTCGCTCTGGGCACGCACCTCGCCAAAATGGCGGCACGACCGGTACTCAACGCGATCACGGTCGGAGCGGCAGCACCGGTGGTGAGCACAGCCGAGGATGTCGGCAGTGTCACACTCAGCCTGTTCGCCCTGCTCATCCCGATCCTGGTGGTGGTCGCTCTCGCGGCGCTGATCATCGGCCTCGTCGCCGTCTTCCGCCGGAGGACAGCAAAACGGCCGACCCCCTGA
- a CDS encoding HPr family phosphocarrier protein translates to MSERTATVASAIGLHARPASLFSQAAARAGVVVTITSEDGKSVNAASILGVLSLGVEHGSTVTLSAEGEGADAALDSLVELLSTDLDAR, encoded by the coding sequence ATGAGCGAAAGAACGGCGACTGTCGCTTCTGCCATCGGGCTTCACGCACGTCCGGCATCACTCTTCTCGCAGGCAGCGGCCCGCGCCGGCGTCGTCGTGACCATCACCTCGGAGGATGGCAAGAGCGTGAATGCGGCCAGCATCCTCGGCGTGCTGTCGTTGGGTGTCGAACATGGCTCGACCGTGACTCTCTCCGCCGAGGGCGAGGGTGCGGACGCCGCACTCGACTCGCTCGTGGAGCTGCTCAGCACCGACCTCGATGCTCGCTAG
- a CDS encoding PaaI family thioesterase: MLKLPDDLDPELYARIVDTGGGELTVKMGVEYLELSAEHSVARMPVEGNRQVVGILHGGAHVVLGESLGSISSAIHAGPGRMAMGIEINATHSRSISSGWVTATCDALVLGRTLATHEIVIRDDEGRRLSTVRMTNILRDRPSEK, translated from the coding sequence ATGCTGAAACTTCCCGACGATCTCGACCCCGAACTCTACGCGCGAATCGTCGACACGGGAGGTGGCGAGCTCACCGTCAAGATGGGCGTCGAGTACCTCGAACTGTCCGCCGAGCACTCGGTTGCACGGATGCCCGTCGAGGGCAATCGCCAGGTTGTCGGAATCCTCCACGGAGGAGCTCACGTCGTGCTCGGAGAGTCACTCGGGTCGATCTCCTCGGCCATCCACGCGGGCCCCGGGCGCATGGCGATGGGTATCGAGATCAACGCGACGCACAGCCGGTCGATCTCGAGCGGCTGGGTCACGGCCACCTGCGACGCGCTCGTGCTCGGTCGGACTCTCGCCACTCACGAGATCGTCATCAGGGATGACGAGGGTCGACGCCTGTCGACGGTCAGGATGACCAACATCCTGCGCGATCGGCCGAGCGAGAAGTAG
- a CDS encoding ANTAR domain-containing response regulator → MTDQDATPTTPRRVVVAEDESLIRMDIVEILRDNGFEVVGEAADGETAVALATELRPDLVIMDVKMPQLDGISAAERLSKNHIAPVVLLTAFSQKELVERASEAGALAYVVKPFTPNDLLPAIEIALSRYTQIITLESEVADLVERFETRKLVDRAKGLLNEKMGLTEPEAFRWIQKASMDRRLTMHDVAQAIIEQLSAKK, encoded by the coding sequence GTGACTGACCAGGATGCCACTCCCACCACCCCGCGTAGGGTCGTCGTTGCTGAAGACGAGTCCCTCATCCGCATGGACATCGTCGAGATCCTCCGCGACAACGGGTTCGAGGTCGTCGGTGAGGCCGCCGACGGTGAAACTGCCGTCGCCCTCGCCACGGAGCTGCGCCCCGACCTCGTCATCATGGATGTCAAGATGCCCCAGCTCGATGGCATCTCCGCTGCAGAGCGTCTCAGCAAGAACCACATCGCGCCTGTCGTGCTGCTGACCGCGTTCAGCCAGAAGGAGCTCGTCGAGCGCGCGTCGGAGGCCGGAGCGCTGGCGTACGTTGTCAAGCCATTCACCCCGAACGACCTGCTGCCCGCTATCGAGATCGCCCTCAGCCGCTACACCCAGATCATCACGCTCGAGTCCGAGGTCGCCGACCTCGTGGAGCGTTTCGAGACCCGCAAGCTCGTGGATCGGGCGAAGGGCCTGCTCAACGAGAAGATGGGACTCACCGAGCCCGAGGCGTTCCGCTGGATCCAGAAGGCGTCGATGGACCGCCGTCTCACCATGCACGACGTGGCACAGGCCATCATCGAGCAGCTCAGCGCAAAGAAGTAG
- the polA gene encoding DNA polymerase I, with protein MSDSEKPTLLVVDGHSLAFRAFYALPVDSFVTRDGQHTNAIHGFLSMLILLLQNEKPTHLAVAFDISRFSFRTREYAEYKGTRSETPPEFVGQIPLLEEALKAMGVQTISKEDFEADDILATLSTQGAEQGFDVLVVSGDRDAIQLVKPAVTLLYPNARGVSELKRYDRDAVMERYGIEPEQYPDVAALVGETSDNLIGIDKVGEKTAVKWLNQFGSLDAILEHADEISGVVGQNLRDQKDRAIRNRRLNRLVTDVELPVGPKDLARRPIDETAVREVFDKLQFKTLLERVLKIAAAERGDSPTPIADTPSASAIPVIHTMVDEELAKWIRTQSAEGTKPLGLRVTAVGGTVTGFGLASDTETAFVPWAPGRMDYEALEGWLASDAPKYLHGAKSQFKILAGAGLHLGGIAFDTTLGAWLLKPGLKPEPLETQVYDYLGETLAVSDPTQLVPENEGASPATEAWYVLRVAEYLSGRLDPGSRSVLDSIELPLIPVLARMELRGITVNHDVLAGLTAQLTETSTEVAKLAFAEIGREINLGSPKQLQEVLFDQLGMPKTRSNKTGFSTDAASLADLQEQNPHPFLDLLLQHRDATKLMQIIASIDKAIDSTGRVHTTYEQAGSSTGRIASNDPNLQNVPVKTEIGRRIRSAFEPSEGFETLLTADYSQIEMRIMAHLSGDSGLIEAFNSGEDLHRFVGARIFSVAPEDVTPTMRTKVKAMSYGLAYGLSAFGLSKQLRIETSEAKELMADYFTRFGAVRDYLRDVVEQAKVDGYTTTIFGRRRPFPDLHSNNRVLRENAQRQALNSPIQGSAADILKRAMLSIESDMADMQSRMLLQVHDELVFEVSPGELDALTEIVRLRMGSAADLTVPLDVQVGTGPNWDAAAH; from the coding sequence GTGTCGGATTCCGAAAAGCCTACCCTCCTCGTCGTCGACGGCCATTCGCTGGCTTTCCGGGCGTTCTACGCCCTCCCGGTCGATAGTTTCGTCACGAGGGATGGGCAGCACACGAACGCCATCCACGGCTTCCTGTCGATGCTCATCCTCCTCCTGCAGAACGAGAAGCCCACCCACCTCGCGGTCGCCTTCGACATCTCCCGTTTCTCCTTCCGCACGCGGGAGTACGCGGAGTACAAGGGCACCCGGTCGGAGACCCCGCCGGAGTTCGTGGGCCAGATTCCCCTGCTCGAAGAAGCTCTCAAGGCGATGGGTGTGCAGACCATCAGCAAGGAGGACTTCGAGGCAGACGACATCCTCGCAACACTCTCGACGCAGGGTGCAGAGCAGGGCTTCGACGTGCTCGTCGTGTCCGGGGATCGCGATGCCATCCAGCTGGTGAAGCCAGCCGTGACCCTTCTCTACCCGAACGCTCGCGGTGTCTCAGAACTCAAGCGATACGACCGCGATGCGGTCATGGAACGCTACGGGATCGAGCCGGAACAGTACCCGGATGTCGCAGCTCTCGTGGGGGAGACCTCCGACAACCTCATCGGCATCGACAAGGTCGGCGAGAAGACCGCGGTGAAGTGGCTGAACCAGTTCGGCTCACTCGACGCGATCCTCGAGCACGCGGACGAGATCTCGGGTGTGGTGGGGCAGAACCTTCGTGACCAGAAGGACCGCGCCATCCGGAATCGCAGGCTCAACCGGCTCGTGACCGACGTGGAGCTGCCTGTGGGGCCGAAGGATCTGGCGCGACGCCCCATCGACGAGACTGCCGTGCGTGAGGTCTTCGACAAGCTCCAGTTCAAGACCCTGCTCGAACGGGTGCTGAAGATCGCTGCGGCGGAGCGTGGCGACTCGCCGACCCCGATCGCCGACACGCCCTCGGCATCCGCCATCCCGGTGATCCACACGATGGTCGACGAGGAACTGGCCAAGTGGATCCGCACCCAGTCCGCAGAAGGCACCAAGCCGCTCGGCCTTCGCGTCACCGCCGTCGGTGGCACCGTCACGGGATTCGGCCTCGCATCCGACACCGAGACCGCCTTCGTGCCGTGGGCTCCGGGCCGCATGGACTACGAGGCACTCGAGGGATGGCTCGCGAGCGATGCCCCCAAGTACCTGCACGGAGCGAAGTCCCAGTTCAAGATTCTCGCGGGCGCAGGGCTGCACCTCGGCGGCATAGCCTTCGACACGACCCTCGGAGCCTGGTTGCTCAAGCCCGGGCTGAAGCCCGAGCCACTCGAGACCCAGGTGTACGACTACCTGGGGGAGACGCTCGCCGTCTCCGACCCCACGCAGCTCGTCCCGGAGAACGAGGGCGCGAGCCCGGCAACGGAGGCCTGGTACGTGCTTCGCGTAGCCGAGTACCTGAGCGGTCGGCTCGATCCGGGATCGCGGAGCGTGCTCGACTCCATCGAACTGCCGCTCATTCCCGTCCTGGCGCGCATGGAGCTGAGGGGAATCACGGTCAACCACGATGTGCTCGCGGGCCTCACCGCCCAGCTGACCGAGACATCCACCGAGGTGGCGAAGCTTGCCTTCGCCGAGATCGGACGGGAGATCAACCTCGGCAGCCCCAAGCAGCTGCAGGAGGTGCTCTTCGACCAGCTCGGTATGCCCAAGACGCGGTCGAACAAGACCGGTTTCTCGACGGATGCCGCGAGCCTGGCCGATCTGCAGGAGCAGAATCCGCATCCCTTCCTCGACCTCCTGTTGCAGCACCGCGATGCGACCAAGCTCATGCAGATCATCGCGTCCATTGACAAGGCGATCGACTCGACCGGGCGCGTTCACACGACGTACGAGCAGGCGGGCTCCAGCACGGGACGCATCGCGTCGAACGACCCGAACCTGCAGAACGTCCCCGTGAAGACTGAGATCGGGCGCCGTATCCGGTCAGCGTTCGAGCCGAGCGAGGGCTTCGAGACGCTGCTCACCGCCGACTACTCGCAGATCGAAATGCGTATCATGGCCCACCTCTCGGGCGATTCCGGGCTCATCGAGGCGTTCAACAGCGGCGAGGATCTCCACCGGTTCGTGGGTGCGCGCATTTTCTCCGTTGCCCCTGAGGACGTCACGCCCACGATGCGCACGAAGGTCAAGGCCATGTCGTACGGCCTCGCCTACGGGCTCAGCGCATTCGGGCTGAGCAAGCAGCTGCGCATCGAAACGTCGGAGGCCAAGGAGCTCATGGCCGACTACTTCACGCGCTTCGGTGCAGTTCGCGACTATCTTCGCGACGTCGTCGAGCAGGCCAAGGTGGACGGCTACACCACCACGATCTTCGGTCGTCGCCGTCCGTTCCCCGACCTGCACTCGAACAACCGGGTGTTGCGGGAGAACGCGCAGCGGCAGGCGCTCAACTCACCGATCCAGGGTTCGGCAGCCGACATCCTCAAGCGCGCCATGCTCTCCATCGAGTCCGACATGGCCGACATGCAGTCCCGCATGCTCCTGCAGGTGCACGACGAGCTCGTCTTCGAGGTGTCCCCGGGTGAGCTCGATGCCCTGACCGAGATCGTCCGTCTGCGGATGGGTTCTGCCGCGGATCTCACGGTGCCTCTCGACGTGCAGGTGGGTACCGGACCGAACTGGGATGCGGCAGCTCACTGA